The Gadus morhua chromosome 16, gadMor3.0, whole genome shotgun sequence DNA window CCCTATTATCAGAAAGAGAAGACAAAGCCAAATTTGCATGACTATTCGATTATACGAAAAGAGTAGCAGAACATCGGTCACCATTAGGTACAGGCAGTCCGACATCAGGGTATAGGCAAAGAAGATGTAGCGCATGCTAGAGCGAAAAACGTCCTTCTTGAAAAAGGTTGTGAGGAGTAGACCATTAAGGTACAGaaaaattataatcagaatctgTACAATTAGAGCCCGGTAATGGATAGACCCTATCCATCCAGATCTTGTTGTACTGTTAGAAGGCATGTTAATACATTAGTGGCTagtgtatacacatatatatgtatattttgtgtttaaTTACCAATTCATGCACCATTACCTACATTTCCCATTTGATAATGTCCATGGACTGAAATTGTCAAGCGTGCAAAAAACAAGACGTTTGCGAGACAGTCCCCTAGATGACTGGAGAAGGTTGTGGCCAAGGTGGTTCCAGGAAAGCGACACAGTTCCAGAAAAACAAAGTGATGCTTGATTTGCCTTTTTTCATGAACACCTATAGTGTTCTAAGATCACAACCCACATGGCGATATATAAATACAACCCAATGAATAGAGGGAAACAGTCCAATGTCGTCATGCCTTCTAAGTTGCTTCTCACTGGCTATTCAAATTTAGATGTTGTTATGGGTGTGTCAGTTCAGCTCTCAGGACCTGACGGTGCTTTCTAATGATTAGGAAGTCCAGTATAAACGAAAGAGGACTCCTTTTTTGGGGTGCCGGGGGTATTCTCTTCTTTGGGCTAATCTGATGGGCCCCCTCCTTCACTTATGTTTCATTGATAGTCCCAGAACTTCTCCATCGGGTTCAACAGTGACCGCTGTTTCCCGGTAGCCTTTCTCTTCAGCAGAGACAGTAGTGGGGGCTTGAGTTCAGGTCCTTTGTTCAGCTCAGCACCCGACTAAGCAAATTTGTTTTAGGACAGTTCTTGAGAGTAAAGTTCAGATTCAATAGTGCATGATCATTGGAAGACACAGGCAGTTATTAACCAAGCATATTCGATGCGACAATGGGTGTTCAGGATTCTTGGAGGAAACGTTCACATTGTAATCACAAATATCTATCTTCTTTTtggcatacatatatatgcacacatgcatgtgtacatacataaatacatacaaatatattataaaCATACATTTGCACACATACTTACTCAAGCATataattatttttcttatttgctTATTACTACTGAGACATCAGTTACCTGTGTCTATTAGCAAGTACTAATATGTTGTTGCTCTGAAGTTTTCAAACACTTAACATTAACCATCTATACTGTTCCCATAAGAAAAAGATTACCTTTGCACAAACTTCATTTTGACAAAGAATGTGATTCTGAAATAATTCAAAATGCAACACAAATAATAgtgaagtcacacacacacacgcacacacacgcacacgcacgcacacacacacacacacacacacacacacacacacacacacacacacacacacacacacacacacacacacagaaatgctcACAATGGCTCAAATATGGCTCAAATATGCACACCcagtcccctctctccctagtCCTGTTGTGTATGTATCTTGTGAATGACTTGGTTGTTATGTGTTAGACTTAAAGGGATATACTTTGGGCGATGGAGTTTTTGGttcaaaaactccaatgaatatcaaaaaaagaggagatgtgacccggcccggaggaagcccggggcccccgtctagagccaggcccagacggagggctcgatggcgagcgcctggtggccgggatTGCCACGGAGCCcagtcgggcacagcccgaacacactacgtggcaccccccctctcttcatcccatgggcccaccacctgtgggaagacccgttggggtcgggtgcgcagccacatgggtggcagcgaaggtcaggggtctcgacggaccagacccgggcggcagaagctggctctggggacgtggaacgtcacctcgctgtggggaaaggaaccggagcttgtgagggaggtagagcgctatcagttagatctggtggggcttacctccacgcacagtctcagctccggtaccgtactcctggataagggttggactcttcttctccggagttgccgagggcgtgaggcgccgggcgggtgtggggatactcataaatccccggctgagcgccgcggtgttggagtttaccccggtagacgagagggtcacctccctgcgcctaagggttttaggggggaaaactctgactgttgtttgtgcgtatgcaccaaacagcagttcagagtactctGCCTTCTTggggaccctgaatggagtcctgtatggggcaccagtaggggactccgtagttctgctgggagacttcaacgcccacgtgggcaacgatggagacacctggaggggcgtggtggggaggaacggcctccctgatctaaacccgagcggtcgtttgttattggacttctgtgctagtcatggattatccataacgaacaccatgatcaaacataagggtgctcataagtgtacctggtaccagagtaccctaggccgaagatcgatgatcgatttcatgatcgtgtcatctgatctgaggccgcatgttttggacactcgggttaagagaggggcggaactgtcaaccgaccaccatctggtggtgagttggatcagggaatgggggaaatttccggatagacctggtaagcccaaacgagtagtgcgggtgaattgggaacgtctggaggaggcccccgtcctgggtatcttcaactcacacctccggcggaggtGTGagtggcattcctgtggaggttgggggcattgagccggagtgggcggtgttcaaagcctccattgctgaagctgcggtggctagctgtggcctcagggtcttaggctccctcggacaccgtggtggacaccggtggtcagggaagccgtccgattgaagaaggaggccttccgggatatgatatcctggaggactcctgaatcggttgcagggtaccgacaggctcgaagggctgcagctgctgccgtgtcggaggctaagcagcgggtgtgggaggcAAGGAAGATGTAGCGCATGCTTCTGCGAAATACCTCCTTCTTGAAAAAGCTTGTCAGGAGCAGACAGTTGAGGTACAGAAACAATGCAATCAGAACCTGAACCAGAATTACCATATTGTTTATCTTTCGAATTGAAGAAGGAGCACCATTAGATTGCGTTGAGTTGCTATAAGCCATGAAAACATATATGTCTATAATGTATATTTACATATGTAGATTTTGTATCCAAAAATACATTCTTGCACCATTATCAAAACTTCCTTTTTGTACATGGACTCAGATGGTCAATTCAGGAAAAATCCAGATGTTTGCGAGACACTCCTCTGGAAGTTACATGTTGGAATGCACGGATGATGTCACGGCTCAGGATATTCCACAAAAGCAACACAGTTCCAGGAAAGAATGTAACCGAGGACTTGCCCTTTTTCATGACCACCTTGTGTCCTGAGAGGACACCATGCTTGGCGATATTTAAGTACAACGTTACCCAATGAAACCATGACAACCATCCATCCGATGTGGTCATCCAAGCATCTCCCCATCTATCTCATTGCTATCTAAATTTAGattatttagcttttttttgcttttgacAACTAGAGTCGTTATTCGTATTGTTTACCAGTGTCCTTAAATTATTCCATTTGAATGTAGTAGATTTTATGTCTAAACTGTTCACTTACAGACAGATGCAAACTGTGTATGAGTTTGGATgcatgaaaaataaagaatttaaTTATGAAATGTCCACATTTCTCTTTCTTTACTTTCTATATTGTAGCTCTTAAAGAAGTGTGCTTCAAGCTGTTTTCTTATTTAATACATTGTATGGACATAATATTTCGACTCAAATGACTCTTCAACTTTTGGATTGTATCCTCATTGTTGAATGCACTTATTTTAATTCTCTTTGGAGAAAATATAAGCTAAATAGAAGTTACTGTATGTAATTTATTGATGtttcatgttgtttttcatacctttctgctgtcaatcaaagtttACCATACAAATGATTAACTTATTTGACTATGATAAGATTAATGATTACCtaactgtaaaaaaagaaattcagaCAAGCAAACTACACAGTGCTATATTTTGTTTGCTGCATAAAAAATtaaattgtatatataaatatatatattttaatacacATATGTAAACACTCATTTGCACACAAtcatatgcattttatttttattttgttgggtTGGAATGAGAGGTTATTAACCTTATTAAAAAATTGTGATGATGCTAACAGTTTAGCATCAACACTGAGGTTATAATGAGTCCCAGATGAAGCACTTAATGATAGCATTCTGGCGTGCGTGTTTCCAATGTTTTTCCATAACTatgttaacaataaaacaaatagcCGAATGTGGGATAAAATTGTACAAAACATTGTTCCCATATTGAGAACGCACTCAGAGGAACTATTAGTGGGACCCCAGTGTGCAAATCATTATTACTACTGAGACATCACTTACATCAGTCTATTACCAAGCACTAATATGTTGTTGCTCTGAAGTTTTCAAACACTTTACTTTAACTTTCTATACTTTTCCTATTTGTTAATTCTGAATCCCATTTTTCCTTTTACATGATTGCTAAACATCTAAAATAtagataattattattagttgAATCACTGAGTAGTATATTGTATCCCCTATTTAAGTTTTGAATCAAACAAATCCCctattgttgttgctgttaaGTTCAACAACGCTCACAGATGTAGCGTCTATTGACATTGTTCATACGTGGCTGTGTTTTGGACTAttctgtattattattgtaatgtacATTATGCCATTCATATTTCAACACCTTTGCGCTGCTTTTTTATTGCAACAACACTGTGTGTGGCAGGATAGAatcattgtttattttgtttataaattattattttattatatgtcAGTAATATGAAATCATCATATATTGATGAAACATTATACGATgcagtttaatttttttttattttgtatttttttttatgatacaTGAGACATTTCTACAGGCCCACCAATCAggaacaaaagcacacacatattctcacacacacacacacacacacacacacacacacacgcacaaacacacacacacacacacacacacacacacacacacacacaaacacatgcgcacacaaacagacacactcacatcgGCTGTAAAATGTTTTGAGCCAATGAATTTGATGGATTTTGAGTTCATTCATATTTTGATTAATGTTTCTTATATTTTCATTGTTGaatcctcacaaataaaataaattaaaaggtTAAGGAAAAtatttttgactttttttttctttaaatggGAATCTGACGTTATATGAACCCTAATAACCCTACCTAGTTTATGTTACCTAATGAGGCTAACAGTATAGCATGAGCATTACGGTTTTAATGAGTCCCAGTTGAAGCACTTAATGATGCCTTGTGTTCATTTGGGCTAGATAACTAATTGCCCAATGTGGGATAAAGCTGTACAAAACATTGTTCCCATATTGAGAACTCATTCAGGATCAATTAGTGCGAACTCAGTGCGCAAATAATTATTACTTGCGTCACCACAGTCAGCTAGCAAGGACCAATATGTTGTTTGTCTAAAGTTATTTAACCAAACAAATATAACCTTTGCATAACAAATACATAATGATCAAATTGTGTAGATTAAAACAATGTTATCTACATTTAATATGCATCCTTTGTTATTCTCTTTTAAAACTCTACAACTTACAAAGGTCAATGCTCCTTTACTTGGCCTGCTCAACCAGAGAGTAAGCACTCAGTTCATTAATATTAGTGAATATTACATTCTATCAATCATGTTTTTTTCTGCATCACATTTTCGATAGCTCATCTCTCAAGTTATTCTGTTATCATTCATATAGTTTCGCTTAAAGTTTACAGTTAGCTAGTGGACCTCAGGTTTGTCCATCAGTTCTGCTGCTTTGAGGAGGTCCAGAATGCTGGGCCTACATCCTAATCCCTTGCAGTGTGGAAGGATGTTTGATGCACACCTTTCCAGGGATGCTTGGGGGTCTTTGTGTGAACCCCATCTGAGAGGATCCACCATAGACAAGGGCTCCAAATGAACACAGAACAAGAACAAACTTTCAGTTCAGCGTTGATGGATCTACCTTTGGGATTTTGTCCATCTTTTTGCTTTCTGCCCTATGGCCAGTTAAAGACAAAATACATGGAAATTTAGCCTCTTAATTATTCTCATAGGTCCTGAAATTCCCGTGGGGAGGAGCCACCACTTCTGGGCGGCTCCGGCTGTTTCTGCCTCTGTTGACCATTCGGGGTAGCTCCCAGAATGTTCCGGGAGGCCCTACACATGATTTTCAGTAAAAGTTTTATTGATCCTCGTGAATCCTTTGCCTGTGCTATCAGGCACCAGCCTTCACCGTCCACTGTCCCTGAAACTGCTACCAGGCCTCCAGAACTTCAAACCCCCTCTATACTATCATCAGTATTTTCGCAGCGcagggtctgtttgtgtgaggaaACGGAGGAAAACAGATTATTCAAAATCAACACGTCTTCTCCTGGGGCAGTGTGAACTCTTTCCGAACTGCCCTTTACTACACATGGTAGTAAAGAACTACAAATCCCAGCCATCAAAAAGTAAGACCACGTCATTTATTCATGGCCAAGATGAATAAAACACGATAGTGTGGTATTTTCTCTGTGAAATGAGGAGCACCAACTCAAGTAAGAGCTCTGCATTTATTAAGCTATGGAGGCAGTTTGTAGCTGTACAATGAGGCAGATTCtaaatttatatttgtatttaacaTTTTGCATCCCTTCACCTATTTCCGTTTGTCATGTATTGAAATGAAAGTTAAGTTTAGTTAAATAAAGGATTTTTAGATATATTACTGAAACTAGACGGTGTGAATATTATACAATTTCTTTGTCAATTTTAGGTTCACAATTCAACATGCAGACTGGACTCTCGGGCAATTCAACATCTTCCCCTCCTTTTCCTATcatccaggtgtgtgtggtggttcccttcttctccatcttcctcttctgTATCGTACTCATGCTCTACATCTTCGCATCTAACCGGCACTTCATGGACAGCACTCGCTACATCTTGTTTGCCTTCATGCTGGTCAATGACACCCTAGTAATGTTGTTCTCTGTGCTGCTCGTGTTCCTGGTTGCCGCCAAGGCGAGGTTCCCCATTGTCTTCTGTGCCCCCCTGCTGTTCTTCTCCACTGCTTCCTTCCTCAACACCCCTCTCATCCTAGCTACCATGTCCCTGGAGCGCTACGTGGCTATCATGTACCCACTGCAGTGCCCACCTGCGTGGCGGTCCGACCGCGTCTGGATCATCTTGCTGTGCCTGTGGCTCATCAGCTGTGTCCTCCCCACGGTGGACTTCTCCATAGCGGGGGCTCGTCCCGGACTGGACGTCCTCTCCACGCCCGTCTATTGCAGCACCGTGGTGCTCAACTCTTCTACCGTGCAGACTCTGTTCAAGGTCTCTCTGAATGGGTTTTTCTTCGGGGCGGTGGCGCTCATGATCCTCTACACCTACATCAAGATCCTCCTTGAGACCAAGAAGATGAGGCAGGACAGGGCCTCTGTGAACAAAGCCATGCACACCGTGCTGCTCCACGGCTTTCAGCTGCTGCTCTGCCTCTTGGCCTTCACTAATCCCATCTCCGAACAGCTCCTCGTGCTGCACGCCAACTGGGTACCCGAAGACATCTACTTCTTCAACTActtctgttttatcctcatccCGCGTTTCCTCAGCCCGCTCATCTACGGCTGGCGGGACAAGAGCCTGAGAGACCACATGAGAAGAGCAGCTCTGTGCTGCTCTTGTGGCTTCAGGACGCGTGACACGGAGAAGCCATTGTCATAATTCATAAATCTAGCATATTTACAGTTTCAAGATGGGCTTTTGTAGCGGGGCCAGGTTCAGGGATCTATATGAAGCGACAATTGTGTAAGAAGTTTAGATATTTTGTATAAATTGTGTGCCAAACAAGGCAAATCTATTTATATAGCAACCTTCAAAAAGAAAGGACATTCAGTGTCCCTTGGCGCTAAAGACAATAAAATTGTAGCATTGATGCTATAATCGATAATGTTTCTTTATTTCAAGGGCTAATTTGAAGATAAGCATACTAATTCTGAATGTATGTCCACATGATACTATGTTTATGTGACTTTCTGATGACTTTCTTTGTACATTTATACAAAGATCAAtcatacatttaaattaaataagcaAATGTATCTTTGTAGTTTTATTTGCTCTCTCTTTAGTTTCTCATCTCCCAGTTCTTCCGTGATCAACAGAAACATGTGGTACCGGAAAACTACCGCAGGGTGTCACTGTCACGCAGCTTCTCTCAGAATGTAGTACCGCAAACCAAAAtgcaaatattaaaataaccaTTGATCATTGTAACCTTGAATTAAGAAATATGTCACTCTAGGCGTATTTCAAAATATGTTTTAGCTGAGGTATAAACTATAAACAATATTTAATATAGTATCTAATGCAAATATCTAACGAATTGGGTTACAGCCGCGTAGATGTGTAACTATGTTCAACAATAACAAATTGGACAAGGTATCAGTCTCACTAAACCCCTAATTTCTACCGATTCTGCCACTGAAAGCTGACCCTCGCCTATGGCAGTACAGTGGGGGACCTGGCTCTCAGTAGAGCGTGCGGGATAGGGGCCAGAGAACCACTCCTCCACTGCTGGACACCGAGGGCGCTGATCCACGTGAGCGAATGACTGGAGGAGACTCGGCATTGGAAAGATCACTTCGTCTCATGTTTGTATGTCTGCTGGTGAAATATACACTTCGCTAATGAACGTAAAAGAGGCGATTGCTATTGAACGGACACTGATAGATACTCTGGGAACGTACATTGACCACGAACTGGAAAGACTTGAGGACCTTAAACGGTGAATCTGACTGACATTATCAACGGATAAGGCAGGTTTTATTTCCAGCTAGACTAATTAGTCgaataaatctctctctctctctctctctctctctctctctctctctctctctctctctctctctctctctctctctctctctctctctctctctctctctctctctctctctctctctctctctctctctctctctctctctctctctctctctctctctctctctctctctctccctctctccctctctcgcgcgcgcgcgcgccctctctatccc harbors:
- the LOC115561777 gene encoding odorant receptor 131-2-like, encoding MQTGLSGNSTSSPPFPIIQVCVVVPFFSIFLFCIVLMLYIFASNRHFMDSTRYILFAFMLVNDTLVMLFSVLLVFLVAAKARFPIVFCAPLLFFSTASFLNTPLILATMSLERYVAIMYPLQCPPAWRSDRVWIILLCLWLISCVLPTVDFSIAGARPGLDVLSTPVYCSTVVLNSSTVQTLFKVSLNGFFFGAVALMILYTYIKILLETKKMRQDRASVNKAMHTVLLHGFQLLLCLLAFTNPISEQLLVLHANWVPEDIYFFNYFCFILIPRFLSPLIYGWRDKSLRDHMRRAALCCSCGFRTRDTEKPLS